One stretch of Centroberyx gerrardi isolate f3 chromosome 13, fCenGer3.hap1.cur.20231027, whole genome shotgun sequence DNA includes these proteins:
- the arl14 gene encoding ADP-ribosylation factor-like protein 14 has product MGQRGTKQQEARVLLLGLDNAGKSTLLYKLKYNACVNTVPTIGFNVEMIEARKNRRNISLTVWDVGGQGKMRQYWKSFHQDTAAVVFVVDSSDTQRLDEAHRELENTLKSDLLKGRPVVVLANKQDVSGALTVTDITERFNLRKVCSGRDWFVQPCSASTGFGVEEGFRRVAHMLKLPSDSGMMKDNIRDTVYYLRSKSVT; this is encoded by the coding sequence ATGGGCCAGCGGGGAACAAAACAGCAGGAGGCCCGGGTTCTCCTCCTGGGCCTGGACAACGCTGGCAAATCGACCCTCCTCTACAAACTGAAATACAACGCGTGCGTTAATACCGTCCCTACCATCGGTTTCAATGTGGAAATGATCGAGGCGAGAAAGAACAGGCGGAACATCTCCCTAACCGTGTGGGACGTCGGCGGCCAGGGAAAGATGCGGCAGTACTGGAAGAGTTTCCACCAGGACACAGCGGCCGTCGTGTTCGTTGTGGACAGCTCCGATACGCAGCGCCTGGACGAGGCCCATCGGGAGCTGGAAAACACACTGAAGAGTGACCTTCTGAAGGGACGGCCGGTGGTCGTCCTCGCCAACAAACAGGACGTCAGCGGAGCATTGACTGTCACGGATATAACGGAACGGTTTAACCTCAGGAAAGTTTGTTCAGGTCGGGATTGGTTCGTCCAGCCTTGTTCAGCGTCGACGGGCTTTGGGGTTGAAGAAGGCTTCAGACGGGTGGCCCACATGCTCAAACTCCCATCAGACTCGGGGATGATGAAAGACAATATCAGGGATACAGTCTACTATCTCAGGTCCAAGTCAGTCACATGA
- the LOC139931552 gene encoding zona pellucida sperm-binding protein 3-like: MDLQQSSPWWIIALLAVSTLTHCQYVYRPNSGSSSLNSYIPNRFYNIQPEVVAVKRQQNAEPSVRPPRAVVVTCHADSLEVVVQADLFDTGLLVDGRHLHLGSDSVSKGSACTAVPSGETEFTIQAYLMDCGTKLSSTNEKLIYSNILVYSPEPSSDGVLRLDGATIPVECHYEKRYAVDGIALNPTWAPFVSKATAEDEMDFNLRLMTDDWQFERGSHVYFLGDPIHLEVSVIMGNHMPLRVYVDHCVATATPDAEATLRYDFIEHYGCLADAYLTSSSSRFLPRVQQHKLRFQLEAFRFYQESSNLIYITCYVKAVPALLEVCSQNRACSFIENRWQSVDGNDQACRSCDVSQRFKEPQSIESPKPTIRTTTRPAITTQDPVVWNRPKQNPANYFRLRPGMRQPSKPVPSSSSARLMKRGADSREGNDTATVTCCKQILDKTYYNIAMVTRKLSGVLILLLLFAVGYFVQRLVCSRSRRHTPPHNGNPTTAVSQEPLVGSVTSHSLADPAPTAQLPTYDECKHLPTYEETVRDGCRGRPETNTQQGQA, encoded by the exons ATGGACCTTCAGCAAAGTTCCCCGTGGTGGATCATCGCCCTTCTCGCCGTTTCGACACTCACGCACTGCCAGTACGTGTACAGGCCGAATAGTGGCTCCAGTTCATTAAACTCCTACATCCCGAACAGATTTTATAACATCCAGCCTGAAGTGGTCGCGGTGAAACGGCAGCAAAACGCCGAGCCCAGCGTGCGGCCTCCACGAGCTGTCGTCGTCACGTGCCATGCGGATTCGCTGGAGGTCGTGGTGCAGGCTGACCTGTTTGACACAGGCCTTCTGGTGGACGGCAGACATTTGCACTTGGGCTCAGATTCAGTGAGCAAAGGGAGCGCGTGCACAGCAGTCCCATCAGGAGAGACAGAATTCACCATTCAAGCCTACTTGATGGATTGTGGAACTAAACTGTCT TCCACAAATGAGAAGCTGATCTATTCCAACATCCTGGTCTACTCACCCGAACCTTCCTCTGACGGTGTGCTTCGACTGGATGGAGCAACTATTCCAGTTGAATGCCATTATGAAAA GAGGTATGCTGTGGATGGCATTGCTCTGAACCCCACCTGGGCTCCTTTTGTCTCCAAAGCCACAGCTGAGGATGAAATGGACTTCAATCTGCGGCTCATGACTG ATGACTGGCAGTTTGAGAGGGGATCTCATGTCTACTTTCTGGGTGACCCCATTCATCTGGAGGTATCTGTCATCATGGGCAACCACATGCCCCTACGAGTCTATGTAGACCATTGTGTTGCCACAGCGACTCCTGATGCAGAGGCCACCTTGAGATACGACTTTATTGAACATTATGG ATGTCTTGCTGATGCTTACCTGACGAGCTCCAGCTCACGTTTCCTACCAAGAGTTCAGCAGCACAAGCTGAGATTCCAGCTGGAAGCCTTCAGGTTCTACCAGGAGTCTAGCAATCTG ATCTATATCACCTGCTATGTGAAGGCTGTCCCGGCCTTGCTAGAAGTCTGCTCTCAGAACCGGGCCTGCTCTTTCATTGAGAACAG ATGGCAGTCGGTAGATGGGAATGACCAGGCATGCAGAAGCTGTGACGTCTCCCAGCGGTTTAAGGAGCCTCAGTCTATAGAATCCCCCAAACCTACCATCAGAACCACAACCAGGCCTGCCATCACTACACAGGACCCTGTTGTCTGGAACAGGCCCAAACAAAACCCAGCCAACTATTTCCGTTTGCGTCCCGGCATGCGCCAGCCCAGCAAACCTGTGccatcctcatcctctgctAGACTGATGAAGAGAGGAGCCGACTCTAGAGAAG GGAACGACACCGCTACCGTCACCTGTTGCAAGCAAATCCTGGACAAGACCTACTACAACATCGCTATGGTCACCCGCAAACTTTCTGGGGTGCTTATTCTGCTGCTTCTCTTCGCCGTGGGCTATTTTGTCCAGAGATTGGTATGTTCCAGATCCAGGcgacacaccccaccccacaatGGGAACCCAACTACTGCCGTATCACAAGAACCGCTGGTGGGGAGCGTTACATCGCACAGCTTGGCTGACCCAGCTCCAACTGCTCAGTTGCCCACATACGATGAATGCAAACACCTGCCGACGTATGAAGAGACGGTGCGGGACGGGTGCAGAGGTCGGCCGGAGACCAACACACAGCAGGGACAAGCATGA
- the LOC139931551 gene encoding interleukin-12 subunit alpha: MANTKLYSTPALLLLVLTCPLWQVSQSSPVQPMRKGQMTDSCVFYAQSLLWNITDALTQNNLFKGIECMAQCVELNMESRTASVCAPQGSTCSGVTKSEFDQESCLTNIGEDLLYYSNLLTAQPDPQHLLSRTVLFSLQELMENCFAWSLSKDSALKQAPDRPSTYEERLHLCKVLKGFQVRTITINRVIGYINSGEHNK, from the exons ATGGCAAATACCAAGCTCT acTCCActcctgctctgctgctgcttgtgCTCACCTGTCCCCTGTGGCAGGTCAGCCAGTCGTCACCAGTCCAGCCGATGCGTAAAGGCCAGATGACAGACTCCTGCGTCTTTTACGCACAGTCACTTCTATGGAATATCACTGACGCACTCACACAG AATAACCTGTTCAAAGGAATCGAATGCATGGCACAGTGTGTGGAGCTGAACATGGAGTCTAGGACGGCGTCAGTGTGTGCGCCACAG GGATCAACATGCTCTGGAGTCACAAAATCTGAATTTGATCAG GAGTCATGTTTGACAAACATTGGGGAGGATCTGCTTTACTACAGCAACCTTCTAACAGCTCAGCCAGATCCACAGCATTTACTCAGTCGGACTGTCCTGTTCAGCCTCCAAGAACTCATGGAG AACTGCTTCGCATGGTCTCTGTCCAAAGACTCAGCCTTAAAGCAG GCTCCAGATCGTCCAAGCACCTATGAGGAGAGACTCCACCTTTGCAAAGTGCTGAAGGGCTTCCAGGTCCGCACCATCACAATCAACAGAGTCATTGGATATATTAATTCTGGTGAACACAATAAATGA
- the LOC139931593 gene encoding schwannomin-interacting protein 1: MVHQEKRVYQAQRNERESIRQKLALGSFYDDEPVIYTSCSKNGPSSRLQSGVNLQVCFVNDSSSDKDSDAEDSRTETSLDTPLSPVSKQSSSLSDRDTAEEDSDPLDDCGGFWRVQRRLQEEARVALALARPMARMQVEVERQIQLHRRSPVADLLPHLPHISECLMKRNLRRGDMRDMSLGQLQVITNDLHSQIQSLNEELVQLLLMRDELHVEQDAMLVDIEDLTRHAHSQQRHLAEKAVSK; the protein is encoded by the exons ATGGTGCACCAGGAGAAACGCGTTTACCAG GCCCAGCGCAATGAGAGAGAGTCCATCAGGCAGAAACTTGCCCTTGGCAGTTTCTATGACGACGAGCCAGTCATTTACACCAGCTGCAGCAAGAACGGCCCATCCTCTCG GCTGCAGAGTGGGGTGAACCTGCAGGTGTGTTTTGTcaatgacagcagcagtgacaAAGACAGTGATGccgaggacagcaggacagagacCAGTCTGGACACGCCGCTGTCACCCGTG AGTAAGCAGAGCTCGTCTCTATCGGACCGGGACACGGCGGAGGAGGACTCGGACCCGTTAGATGACTGCGGCGGGTTCTGGCGGGTGCAGCGGCGGCTCCAGGAGGAGGCGCGGGTGGCTCTCGCTCTGGCGCGACCCATGGCCCGCAtgcaggtggaggtggagaggcaAATCCAACTGCACAGACGTTCACCTGTGGCCGATTTG CTACCACATCTGCCCCACATCAGCGAATGCTTGATGAAGAGGAATctcaggagaggagacatgaGGGACATGAGTCTGGGCCAGCTGCAAGTCATCACCAACGACTTACACTCACAGATACAGA GTCTAAATGAGGAGCTGGTGCAGTTGCTGCTGATGAGGGACGAACTCCATGTGGAGCAGGACGCCATGCTGGTGGACATAGAGGACCTCACCAG GCACGCCCATAGCCAACAAAGACACCTGGCAGAGAAAGCCGTCTCTAAATAA